In Malus sylvestris chromosome 15, drMalSylv7.2, whole genome shotgun sequence, a single genomic region encodes these proteins:
- the LOC126601089 gene encoding zinc-finger homeodomain protein 1-like translates to MEFEDQEEHEEEMEMAASYDSLGNSAGGRVKMSSSGPDGLALAAAAAAAAAASDQQQQPRKAVRYRECLKNHAVGIGGHALDGCCEFLAAGPDGTLDALKCAACNCHRNFHRKEGDPAGHGLGVITDAYGQLVPHHGQQHHPQFSPYYRTPAGYLHVAAHHRPLALPSTSGGGGTYSGGQEQDDDVSNPSGGGGGGGGSGGLGMGMGMHGTASSGKKRFRTKFSQEQKERMLSLAERLGWRIQKQDEPAVQQFCNETGVKRHVLKVWMHNNKHTLGKKP, encoded by the coding sequence ATGGAGTTTGAGGATCAAGAGGAGCACGAGGAGGAGATGGAGATGGCGGCTAGCTACGACTCGCTCGGCAACTCAGCCGGAGGCCGAGTCAAAATGTCGAGTTCTGGACCAGATGGTTTGGCGCTAGCAGCGGCTGCTgcagcggcggcggcggcgtcTGATCAGCAGCAGCAACCAAGGAAGGCTGTGAGGTACCGGGAGTGCTTGAAGAACCACGCGGTGGGGATTGGAGGCCACGCGCTGGACGGGTGCTGCGAGTTCCTGGCGGCCGGCCCGGACGGCACGCTCGACGCGCTCAAGTGCGCCGCCTGCAACTGCCATCGGAACTTCCACCGAAAGGAGGGCGACCCGGCAGGACACGGTCTCGGAGTCATAACCGATGCGTACGGGCAGCTGGTGCCACACCACGGGCAGCAACACCACCCGCAGTTCTCACCGTACTACAGGACTCCAGCTGGTTACCTCCACGTGGCGGCGCACCACAGGCCGCTGGCTTTGCCGTCTACTTCGGGAGGGGGAGGGACCTACAGCGGGGGGCAGGAGCAGGATGACGACGTGTCGAATCCCAGCGGgggcggtggcggtggcggaGGGAGTGGGGGTTTGGGAATGGGAATGGGTATGCACGGAACGGCGTCCTCTGGGAAGAAGAGGTTTCGGACAAAGTTTAGTCAGGAGCAGAAGGAGAGGATGTTGAGCTTGGCGGAGCGGCTCGGGTGGAGGATTCAGAAGCAGGACGAACCGGCGGTTCAGCAATTCTGTAACGAGACCGGGGTGAAGCGCCACGTGCTCAAGGTTTGGATGCATAACAACAAACACACTCTGGGTAAGAAACCCTAG